A genomic stretch from Bifidobacterium sp. ESL0769 includes:
- a CDS encoding sugar ABC transporter substrate-binding protein — MSNVKKVVAVVAAAATMVGLAGCGSGSQGNKGSDSKADLVFWGWDTGNSMKKIIANFEKENPGVTVKFNNTGTAEKTSTALTNAVAAKKGIPDVVMLEDPTVTQFAVTGDLSDLSQFGADKLADDFTAGPWNKLQYNAKPYALPIDAGPEMFFYNKAVFDKAGVDGESIKTWDDYYEAAKKVKAAGSYITNSSGSSGDYQPFTAQAWQAGAKPWKVDGEKITIDMTKDEGMKRYIDFRQKLIDEDLIDTKTANWSDEWNRELNDGTLASLTIGAWMPVNLISGAPDQKGNWRVGSLPQWEAGKQVSAEDGGSALAVPKAGKSQAAAYKFVRYMTHDAGAQQMADSGTFSSLKKILNSSSFTDPTTAANKKVNDYFGGQNVNKILAEGAQRPVEKFQYLPYNPFAQTAYGDEISKAYSKSITLEKAMENYAQKLADHGKQEGYSVTVK; from the coding sequence ATGAGTAACGTAAAGAAGGTAGTCGCGGTTGTAGCCGCTGCGGCGACGATGGTAGGTCTGGCAGGATGTGGTTCGGGCAGCCAAGGGAACAAGGGCTCTGACTCCAAGGCCGATTTGGTTTTCTGGGGCTGGGACACCGGAAACTCGATGAAGAAGATCATCGCGAACTTCGAAAAGGAAAACCCGGGCGTCACCGTGAAGTTCAATAACACTGGAACCGCCGAGAAAACCTCCACCGCGTTGACCAATGCCGTCGCGGCCAAGAAAGGCATCCCGGACGTGGTGATGCTTGAGGATCCGACGGTTACGCAGTTTGCGGTCACTGGTGACCTTTCGGATCTGAGCCAGTTTGGCGCGGATAAGCTGGCCGATGATTTCACCGCTGGTCCTTGGAACAAGCTGCAATATAACGCCAAGCCCTACGCGCTTCCAATCGACGCTGGCCCTGAGATGTTCTTCTATAACAAAGCTGTTTTCGACAAAGCCGGGGTCGACGGCGAGTCCATCAAGACCTGGGATGATTACTATGAGGCCGCCAAAAAGGTCAAGGCCGCTGGCTCCTACATCACCAACAGTTCAGGCAGCTCAGGCGATTACCAGCCGTTCACCGCGCAGGCTTGGCAGGCCGGCGCAAAGCCTTGGAAGGTCGACGGCGAGAAGATCACCATCGATATGACCAAGGATGAGGGCATGAAGCGCTATATCGACTTCCGTCAGAAGCTGATTGACGAGGACCTCATCGATACCAAGACCGCGAACTGGTCGGACGAATGGAACCGTGAGCTGAACGACGGCACCCTCGCCTCGCTGACCATTGGCGCTTGGATGCCGGTCAACCTCATTTCCGGCGCTCCAGATCAGAAGGGTAACTGGCGCGTAGGCTCGCTGCCTCAGTGGGAAGCCGGCAAGCAGGTATCCGCTGAAGATGGCGGTTCGGCGCTCGCCGTGCCGAAAGCCGGCAAGTCGCAGGCTGCGGCCTATAAGTTCGTGCGTTACATGACCCATGATGCTGGCGCTCAGCAGATGGCCGATTCCGGCACGTTCAGCAGCTTGAAGAAGATTCTGAACTCCAGCTCCTTCACCGATCCGACCACCGCTGCTAACAAGAAGGTCAACGATTACTTCGGCGGTCAGAATGTCAATAAGATTCTCGCGGAAGGCGCACAGCGCCCGGTTGAGAAGTTCCAGTATCTGCCGTACAACCCGTTTGCCCAGACTGCTTATGGCGACGAAATCTCCAAGGCGTATAGCAAGAGCATCACTCTGGAGAAGGCCATGGAGAATTATGCCCAGAAGCTCGCCGACCACGGCAAGCAGGAAGGCTACTCCGTAACCGTCAAGTGA
- a CDS encoding beta-galactosidase: protein MSVRNTTTLSRDGRGPRRQFRWPKLLTSDGRGIAYGGDYNPDQWPEEVWDDDIRLMKEAGVNVVALGIFSWGRLQPAPDTWDFDWLDRIVDKLGKAGIAIDMASATATAPMWLYELHPEVLPVESDGTIVHPGSRQSWSPSSPVFQEYALALCRKMAERYKDNPYVVSWHVGNEYGWNNRHDYSQNSLHAFRKWCKREYGTIEAVNDAWGTAFWSQQVRSFDEIELPMHPGDETMVNPGLQLDFERFGSEALKDFYRAERDAIAEIYPDKPFTTNFMVATNQCVMDYADWSDEVDFVSNDQYFEPGVKHLDSLLCGDALVDSISLRKPWYLMEHSTSAVQWKPVNARKRDGELVRDALAHVAMGADAINFFQWRQSKAGSETFHSAMVPHAGEETKVFREVCELGKVLDMLSAAGLQGSELEESDTAILFDAESEWAVNCKTLPSRKLSHWNDVSAWYSAFLDTGHRADVVPLRADFSDYKTIILPSILLLSDEQVRRLERFVSQGGTAIVDYATGLVDEHFHVGLGGYPGAGNGLLRKVLGINGEEFNILGAIEGEPDSLLLSNGAISKLWQTVVRSHADSAAVLARYQGRGAKDWELEGVPAITCNAYGKGKAYYIGCDLDRDALAALSQGYLGSDTINADTISEAQAKAETEMHDQNHIIYEKEDGFDNNSSENRDLVHIRRKSDKQVFDFYFNRGRGSVKVGHIDGDVLFLYRGYTRNVESESQWLKKGEDVVRKPAENAYILERNGILITRRQGM, encoded by the coding sequence ATGTCTGTTCGTAATACGACAACTCTTAGCCGCGATGGCCGGGGGCCCCGTCGTCAATTCCGATGGCCGAAACTGCTGACGTCTGATGGGCGCGGCATCGCCTATGGCGGCGACTACAACCCCGACCAATGGCCCGAAGAAGTCTGGGACGACGACATTCGCCTGATGAAAGAGGCAGGTGTCAATGTCGTGGCTTTAGGGATTTTCAGTTGGGGGCGCCTTCAGCCCGCTCCGGATACTTGGGACTTCGACTGGCTCGACCGCATCGTCGACAAGCTCGGCAAGGCTGGCATCGCCATAGATATGGCCTCCGCCACGGCGACCGCTCCGATGTGGCTCTATGAATTGCATCCCGAAGTACTTCCCGTGGAATCCGATGGCACAATCGTCCATCCCGGCTCGAGGCAGTCGTGGAGCCCGTCAAGCCCGGTGTTCCAGGAATACGCGCTGGCACTGTGCCGCAAAATGGCCGAACGTTATAAAGACAATCCCTACGTCGTCTCTTGGCATGTTGGCAACGAATACGGCTGGAACAATCGGCATGACTACTCGCAAAACTCGCTTCACGCCTTCCGCAAGTGGTGCAAAAGGGAATACGGCACCATCGAGGCCGTCAACGACGCCTGGGGCACCGCGTTCTGGTCGCAGCAGGTACGTTCGTTCGACGAAATTGAGTTGCCGATGCACCCCGGCGACGAGACGATGGTCAATCCCGGACTTCAGTTGGATTTCGAACGTTTCGGCTCCGAGGCCCTGAAGGATTTCTATCGGGCCGAACGCGATGCAATCGCCGAAATCTACCCTGATAAACCGTTCACCACGAATTTCATGGTGGCTACCAATCAATGCGTGATGGATTATGCCGATTGGAGCGACGAGGTGGATTTCGTCTCCAATGATCAATATTTCGAGCCGGGCGTGAAACATCTTGACTCCTTGCTGTGCGGCGATGCCTTGGTCGATTCAATTTCGCTGCGTAAACCTTGGTATCTGATGGAACATTCGACTTCGGCGGTGCAGTGGAAACCTGTCAATGCACGCAAGCGTGACGGCGAATTGGTTCGTGATGCTCTGGCGCATGTGGCCATGGGGGCCGACGCCATCAATTTCTTCCAATGGCGGCAGTCGAAGGCTGGCTCCGAGACCTTCCATTCCGCGATGGTCCCGCACGCAGGCGAAGAAACCAAGGTGTTCCGTGAAGTCTGCGAGCTGGGCAAGGTATTGGATATGCTTTCCGCTGCTGGCTTGCAGGGCAGCGAGCTCGAGGAATCGGACACGGCCATCCTTTTCGACGCCGAATCCGAGTGGGCGGTGAACTGCAAGACGCTGCCAAGCAGAAAACTCAGCCACTGGAATGATGTTTCGGCATGGTACAGCGCTTTTCTGGACACTGGGCATCGTGCTGATGTCGTGCCGTTACGTGCCGATTTCAGTGATTATAAGACCATAATTTTGCCAAGTATCCTGCTGCTTTCCGACGAGCAGGTCCGGCGTCTCGAACGGTTTGTATCTCAAGGTGGCACGGCGATCGTCGATTATGCTACCGGCCTCGTCGATGAGCATTTCCATGTGGGGCTTGGAGGCTATCCGGGTGCCGGAAATGGTCTGTTGCGCAAGGTTCTCGGAATCAATGGCGAAGAATTCAACATCCTCGGTGCAATCGAGGGTGAACCGGATTCGTTACTTCTTAGTAATGGAGCTATTTCGAAACTATGGCAGACCGTGGTTCGTTCCCATGCCGACTCGGCGGCCGTGCTCGCCAGATATCAGGGACGCGGGGCCAAGGATTGGGAGCTCGAAGGCGTCCCAGCGATTACATGTAATGCATATGGCAAAGGGAAGGCATACTATATCGGCTGTGATTTGGATCGTGACGCGTTAGCGGCGCTCTCTCAGGGCTATCTGGGATCGGATACTATCAATGCCGATACCATCTCCGAAGCCCAAGCCAAGGCCGAAACCGAAATGCACGACCAAAACCATATCATCTACGAAAAGGAAGATGGTTTTGATAACAATTCGAGCGAAAATCGCGATCTGGTCCATATCCGCCGGAAAAGCGACAAGCAGGTTTTCGATTTCTACTTCAACCGTGGCCGTGGATCGGTCAAAGTAGGGCATATCGACGGCGATGTCCTGTTCCTCTATCGCGGCTATACCCGAAATGTCGAAAGCGAATCGCAGTGGCTTAAAAAGGGCGAGGATGTCGTGCGCAAACCCGCAGAGAATGCCTATATTCTTGAGCGCAATGGGATACTGATAACTAGACGACAGGGAATGTGA
- a CDS encoding LacI family DNA-binding transcriptional regulator codes for MSHNGTHHDFSAHHKHVTLRSVAEVAGVSLKTASNVINGTGRMTDATRKRVKSVIEDMGYRVNIAARNLNRGLTGFITLAVPSLTPPYLARLANRVIDEARKHGYSVYVTTYAEGSAKGARDVLHSFNPTVSDGMILSMSEFEDISPEDFDVDYPLVVVGSRTTWRRADHVTPDDIQAAESATAYMLDHGSSRIAVIGAREALDAKKLRNAAEGNAQLRMKGIVEECRRHRRQLDPALVGVTPGDWTISAGVRATHQLIDTGVPFDGLIALNDQLAFGALFALATSGIRVPGQVQVIGFDNIEESAYLQTPLTTMDSCLDWTAPTAVERIIGRIHGEITSPELLKVKSKLIVRQTTRP; via the coding sequence ATGTCGCACAACGGAACGCACCATGATTTCAGCGCGCATCACAAGCACGTTACGTTGCGCAGTGTCGCCGAGGTCGCCGGGGTGTCGCTGAAAACGGCGTCGAACGTCATCAATGGCACGGGTCGTATGACCGATGCTACGAGGAAAAGGGTTAAATCCGTCATTGAGGACATGGGTTACCGGGTCAATATCGCCGCCCGCAACCTGAATCGCGGGCTTACCGGTTTTATTACTCTTGCTGTGCCGTCGCTGACGCCGCCGTATCTCGCGCGATTGGCCAACCGCGTGATCGATGAAGCCCGCAAACACGGCTATTCGGTCTATGTCACCACCTACGCGGAGGGTTCGGCAAAAGGTGCACGCGACGTGTTGCATTCGTTCAATCCCACCGTTTCGGACGGGATGATTCTCTCCATGAGCGAGTTTGAGGATATCTCTCCGGAAGATTTCGATGTCGACTATCCGCTCGTTGTGGTCGGTTCGCGCACCACTTGGCGGCGTGCGGACCACGTGACCCCGGACGATATACAGGCCGCCGAAAGTGCGACCGCGTACATGCTCGATCACGGGAGTTCGCGTATTGCGGTTATCGGTGCGCGCGAAGCGTTGGACGCGAAAAAGCTGCGCAATGCGGCAGAAGGTAACGCGCAGTTGCGAATGAAGGGGATTGTCGAGGAATGTCGCCGGCATCGGCGTCAACTTGATCCGGCGCTTGTCGGGGTCACTCCCGGTGATTGGACCATCAGCGCCGGAGTTCGCGCCACGCATCAGCTAATTGATACTGGCGTTCCGTTTGATGGCCTGATTGCGCTGAATGACCAGCTGGCTTTCGGCGCCCTTTTCGCGCTGGCGACTAGCGGCATCAGGGTTCCCGGCCAGGTGCAGGTTATCGGTTTCGATAACATCGAGGAATCCGCCTACCTGCAGACTCCGCTGACAACCATGGATTCTTGCCTGGATTGGACAGCTCCCACCGCCGTGGAGAGGATCATCGGCAGAATTCACGGGGAGATTACGAGCCCCGAACTGCTCAAGGTCAAGTCCAAGCTCATCGTGCGGCAGACGACGCGACCGTAA
- a CDS encoding ATP-binding cassette domain-containing protein, producing the protein MFDRRLFTLVPRSGAFVAAKVLSLWVSLLADIGFAFIAVGLLGNLFPVLTSANDNLKPAVVKKLLHDFQAVPQGYSAFLFALVMVAIIKYLAIRASHFFGTEASERVKIALRERLYNKMLDLGPTYSEHVKTADVVQSLGEGVDHIQSFFEAYLPQLVFAVLAPLTLFVAVLPLNAPTAALLLVCVPIIVGIVWWVSVATSRVFNQYWDSYTDMGATFLDNVQGLETLKTFDADEAAAKRMNGKSEEFRKTSMKVLHLELRARLALDLVSFGATAGGIAIIVWQVATGHLKLPAALVAILLSVSFFVPLRKLASCSDTAMNGVAAIKRIYAMLDVPVSGDGQSALPQGVEDCSITFRNVDYTYKPIASVVDSEAGDNGSASIQDIVSKNDNALNSDTTAKNVADSDDSNNSEAHKALDGVSFTARANGFTAIVGVSGSGKSTVGALIAGTRNDYEGSIRLGYRVLGSVGSCELHSLKNRSLCDAVTLVDSRSHLFTGSLRENLLMAKPDATANEMWLALEGAHIDDFVYSQPQRLDMRIEQDASNLSGGQRQRLAIARALLRESPIYVFDEATSSVDAESEALIDVAIRDLARTRTVIVITHRLTQARDANNIVVLDGGRVVESGTHDELMSSRGRYATMFETQASIEHVSHRNSWGSAYAKPQPANPKVRRPFDFALLDYQSHDDFDDFGNRSSQTRDPESSETQVQQGHQTRHRLAATAGKSVKTEAARTHTATLKAAVGSAKRAASAVTQTSTRKSGVASSGLYNSALAAAGSRHSNGTRSYEPAKRHDESEAILDVANRPHGENKQMGTFHLTLRLLGCVGRLTPFVVGASVCGTIERLAETFMPVFGVLALMAVFGHPVWDVNVAFALIAAAVCAIAKSLMHYAEEYMNHEMSFRVVSLFRSKAFEALRRLAPAKLARRGKGDLTTLVTSDVELLETFFAHAISPVIIALTTSVVIAIALFTLDPWFALLLIVAHLFVGVALPRLYAGNVRGIGARIRNDSAKLGDRLVDDMHGMDEIIRFNQGRRRLTDIIAEDKNLWLFESRLSRKDGVFGGLGAVSVIVATFIAVRVMFGIVTADPVSMAMCVVAVMIIFSSFGPTLALSDLPGNLNQPLAAARRMFALFDEVPAVEETGKDKPKFETVSLKDVTFGYPLSSAGSTSIPASALVLKDFNFTTLHSGILGVQGPSGHGKSTILKLMMRYWDPQEGSVDFSGEPLPNVEAHYRRRVETMMDQDTYLFDGTIRDNLLVADPRATDSEMYQALQRASIDTVIEALPDGLNTQVGELGSRLSEGERQRISLARIFLTGASLVLFDEPTSRVDALNESVILHSINTLANERPVSIVLVSHRASTMQIADRVITL; encoded by the coding sequence ATGTTCGATCGTCGGCTCTTCACCCTCGTTCCGCGCAGTGGCGCGTTCGTCGCAGCGAAAGTGCTGAGCCTTTGGGTTTCGCTGCTCGCCGATATCGGATTTGCGTTCATCGCCGTAGGGCTACTCGGCAATCTTTTCCCTGTGCTCACGTCCGCCAACGACAACCTCAAGCCAGCGGTAGTAAAAAAGCTCTTACATGATTTCCAGGCGGTTCCGCAGGGTTATTCGGCCTTCCTTTTTGCGCTGGTCATGGTGGCGATCATCAAATATCTGGCCATTCGCGCTTCTCATTTCTTCGGTACTGAAGCTTCGGAACGCGTCAAGATCGCTTTACGAGAACGTTTGTATAACAAAATGCTTGATTTGGGACCCACTTATTCCGAGCATGTTAAAACCGCCGATGTGGTGCAATCGCTGGGTGAGGGTGTCGACCATATCCAAAGTTTCTTCGAAGCCTATCTGCCGCAACTCGTTTTCGCAGTTCTTGCGCCACTGACCCTTTTCGTCGCGGTTCTGCCACTGAACGCACCGACAGCGGCACTGCTGTTGGTCTGCGTTCCTATTATCGTCGGCATCGTCTGGTGGGTGTCGGTGGCGACATCGCGAGTGTTCAATCAATACTGGGACTCCTACACCGATATGGGCGCCACATTCCTCGACAATGTTCAGGGCTTGGAGACGCTCAAGACCTTCGATGCCGACGAAGCTGCCGCCAAACGCATGAATGGCAAGTCAGAGGAATTTCGCAAGACTTCCATGAAGGTCCTTCATCTCGAACTTCGCGCGCGCCTGGCTCTGGATCTGGTTTCTTTCGGGGCGACGGCCGGTGGCATCGCCATCATTGTCTGGCAGGTAGCCACTGGGCATCTGAAGCTGCCCGCGGCTTTGGTGGCTATTCTGCTTTCGGTCAGCTTCTTCGTGCCGTTGCGCAAGCTCGCTTCTTGCTCCGATACCGCGATGAACGGCGTGGCGGCGATCAAACGGATTTATGCGATGCTGGACGTTCCGGTTTCCGGAGATGGGCAGTCGGCTTTGCCGCAGGGTGTGGAGGATTGCTCGATCACCTTCCGCAACGTCGATTATACGTATAAACCGATTGCCTCTGTCGTCGATAGCGAGGCAGGCGATAATGGCAGTGCCTCCATTCAAGATATTGTCTCCAAGAATGACAATGCCTTGAATAGTGACACTACCGCAAAGAACGTGGCCGACTCCGATGATAGTAACAATTCGGAAGCCCACAAAGCCTTGGATGGTGTCAGTTTCACCGCGCGCGCGAACGGCTTCACCGCCATCGTCGGGGTGAGCGGTTCCGGCAAATCCACTGTCGGCGCGCTGATTGCCGGCACTCGCAACGACTATGAGGGTTCTATCCGTTTGGGCTACAGGGTGTTGGGAAGCGTGGGAAGCTGCGAGTTGCACAGCCTCAAGAATCGTTCGCTGTGCGACGCGGTCACGCTGGTCGATTCCCGCAGCCACCTTTTCACCGGTTCCCTGCGCGAAAACCTGCTGATGGCCAAGCCCGATGCCACGGCCAACGAAATGTGGCTTGCCCTCGAAGGCGCTCACATTGACGATTTCGTTTATTCCCAGCCGCAACGCCTCGATATGCGTATCGAACAGGATGCCAGCAACCTTTCCGGCGGGCAGCGTCAGAGGTTGGCCATTGCCAGAGCTTTGTTGCGCGAGAGCCCGATTTATGTTTTTGACGAGGCGACGAGCAGCGTCGATGCGGAAAGCGAAGCGCTGATTGACGTGGCGATTCGTGACTTGGCCCGCACACGAACGGTCATCGTCATCACTCATCGTCTGACACAGGCACGTGACGCGAATAATATTGTCGTTCTTGATGGCGGACGGGTCGTTGAAAGCGGCACGCACGATGAACTTATGTCGAGCCGCGGTCGCTACGCCACGATGTTCGAAACCCAGGCGTCGATTGAGCACGTTTCGCACCGCAACAGCTGGGGGAGTGCCTACGCCAAGCCGCAGCCAGCCAACCCCAAGGTGCGCAGGCCGTTTGATTTTGCGTTGCTCGATTATCAGAGTCACGATGATTTCGATGATTTTGGCAATCGTTCCTCCCAGACTCGAGACCCCGAGTCTTCGGAAACGCAGGTGCAACAAGGGCATCAGACGCGCCATCGCTTGGCTGCTACTGCCGGTAAATCAGTGAAAACCGAAGCCGCGCGCACCCATACTGCAACGCTCAAAGCGGCGGTGGGTTCCGCCAAACGTGCCGCATCTGCAGTTACCCAGACTTCGACGAGGAAATCCGGAGTCGCTTCGTCCGGTCTCTATAATTCCGCTCTTGCCGCTGCCGGGAGCCGACATTCCAATGGCACGCGTTCCTACGAGCCGGCCAAACGGCACGATGAAAGTGAAGCGATACTCGATGTCGCGAACCGTCCACACGGCGAGAACAAACAGATGGGGACGTTCCATCTGACGCTGAGGCTGCTTGGTTGCGTCGGTCGCCTGACGCCGTTCGTCGTGGGCGCAAGCGTTTGCGGGACCATCGAGCGCCTTGCGGAAACCTTCATGCCTGTTTTCGGCGTGCTGGCGCTGATGGCGGTTTTCGGTCATCCCGTCTGGGATGTGAACGTCGCCTTCGCGCTCATTGCCGCCGCCGTGTGTGCGATTGCTAAAAGTCTTATGCACTATGCCGAGGAATATATGAACCACGAAATGAGTTTCCGCGTGGTCTCGCTCTTCCGTTCCAAGGCCTTCGAAGCGCTTCGTCGGCTCGCACCCGCCAAACTCGCGCGGCGGGGCAAGGGCGACCTGACCACGCTGGTGACTTCCGACGTGGAATTGTTGGAGACCTTTTTCGCGCACGCCATTTCACCGGTGATTATCGCGCTGACGACTTCGGTGGTGATCGCGATAGCGCTCTTCACCTTAGACCCTTGGTTCGCGCTGTTGCTGATTGTCGCCCATCTGTTTGTCGGCGTTGCGCTGCCGCGTCTTTATGCGGGCAACGTGCGCGGAATCGGTGCCCGAATTCGCAACGATTCCGCCAAACTTGGTGACAGGCTCGTCGATGACATGCACGGTATGGACGAGATCATCAGGTTCAACCAAGGCCGTCGCCGCCTGACCGATATCATCGCCGAAGACAAGAATCTTTGGCTTTTCGAGAGCAGGCTGAGCCGTAAAGACGGTGTGTTCGGGGGGCTCGGCGCGGTTTCGGTCATCGTCGCCACGTTTATCGCGGTGAGGGTCATGTTCGGTATCGTTACCGCCGATCCCGTCTCGATGGCCATGTGCGTGGTCGCGGTCATGATTATTTTCAGTTCGTTCGGCCCGACCCTCGCCTTGAGCGATTTGCCTGGTAATCTCAACCAGCCGTTGGCCGCCGCCAGACGTATGTTTGCCCTCTTCGACGAAGTGCCTGCGGTCGAGGAAACCGGAAAGGACAAGCCGAAATTCGAAACCGTTTCGCTTAAAGACGTGACTTTTGGCTACCCGCTTTCTTCTGCCGGTTCGACCTCCATTCCCGCTTCGGCATTGGTATTGAAAGACTTCAATTTCACCACGTTGCATTCAGGGATACTTGGTGTGCAAGGCCCGTCCGGACACGGCAAATCCACGATTCTGAAACTCATGATGCGCTACTGGGATCCGCAAGAAGGTTCCGTCGATTTCTCCGGCGAGCCGTTGCCGAATGTCGAGGCGCATTATCGTCGCCGCGTCGAGACGATGATGGATCAGGACACCTATCTTTTCGACGGCACGATTCGAGACAATCTGTTGGTCGCAGACCCGCGCGCCACGGATTCCGAGATGTATCAGGCGCTTCAACGCGCTTCCATCGATACGGTCATCGAGGCGTTGCCGGACGGTTTGAACACCCAAGTGGGCGAGCTCGGTTCCAGGCTTTCCGAAGGCGAGCGTCAGCGCATCAGCCTCGCCAGGATCTTCCTGACCGGCGCTTCGTTGGTGCTTTTCGACGAACCCACGAGCCGCGTCGACGCTTTGAACGAATCAGTC
- the araA gene encoding L-arabinose isomerase gives MTFENPFEGKTVWFGVGSQDLYGEEALRQVAEQSTKIVDALNATGKIPVKLVLKPTLKSSDGVKQFMTEASADPSCIGVIAWMHTFSPAKMWIRGLEVLTKPLLQLNTQFHKEIPWDTIDMDFMNLNQSAHGDREFGYIVTRLGIPRKIVVGHYTDSEVAERIATWVRACAGWNESQNMRVMRWGDNMRNVAVTEGDKTEAERVFGTQVNTWAVNELVGYYEKVKDDQVKDIIEDYKAKYDVAPELLDSRYEELFIAAKEEAAMVNMMKDNGATAAVDNFEDLGTLPQLPGVGAQRLPSEYGYGFSAEGDWKTSVLVRIASVMGYGLEGGSSLMEDYSYNFVSGHEMDMGSHMLEVSPSVGTIAKPKLEIHPLGIGNKSDPVRLVFTVAPHKAATVISMADMRERFRLLMDVVDVVEPEGSLKALPCARGLWKPRPSLKTAAECWLRAGGSHHTCMTTSFGREGWEDFARIAGVELATIDENTTPREFERDLEISEMYHRLDNRC, from the coding sequence ATGACATTCGAAAATCCATTTGAAGGCAAGACCGTCTGGTTCGGCGTCGGCTCACAGGACCTCTACGGCGAGGAAGCGCTGCGTCAGGTCGCCGAGCAGTCCACGAAGATCGTCGACGCGCTCAACGCGACCGGCAAGATTCCGGTCAAGCTGGTGCTGAAGCCCACGCTGAAGTCCTCCGACGGTGTGAAGCAATTCATGACCGAAGCCAGCGCCGACCCCAGCTGCATCGGCGTCATCGCATGGATGCACACGTTCTCGCCGGCCAAGATGTGGATTCGTGGCCTTGAGGTGCTCACCAAGCCGCTGCTGCAGCTCAACACGCAGTTCCACAAGGAGATTCCGTGGGACACCATCGACATGGACTTCATGAACCTGAACCAGTCCGCCCACGGCGACCGTGAGTTCGGCTATATCGTCACCCGCCTCGGCATCCCGCGCAAGATCGTCGTCGGCCACTATACCGATTCCGAAGTCGCCGAGAGAATCGCCACTTGGGTCCGCGCCTGCGCCGGTTGGAACGAGTCGCAGAACATGCGCGTGATGCGCTGGGGCGACAACATGCGCAACGTCGCCGTCACCGAAGGCGACAAGACCGAGGCCGAGCGTGTCTTCGGCACGCAGGTCAACACCTGGGCCGTCAACGAGCTGGTCGGCTACTACGAGAAGGTCAAGGACGATCAGGTCAAAGACATCATCGAGGACTACAAGGCCAAGTACGACGTGGCCCCGGAGCTCTTGGATTCCCGCTATGAAGAGCTGTTCATCGCCGCCAAGGAAGAGGCCGCGATGGTCAACATGATGAAGGACAACGGCGCCACCGCCGCCGTCGACAACTTCGAGGACCTCGGCACCCTGCCGCAGCTGCCGGGCGTCGGTGCCCAGCGTCTCCCGAGCGAATACGGCTATGGCTTCTCCGCCGAAGGCGACTGGAAGACCTCGGTGCTCGTGCGTATCGCCAGCGTGATGGGCTATGGCCTTGAGGGCGGCTCCAGCTTGATGGAGGACTACTCCTATAACTTCGTGTCGGGCCACGAGATGGACATGGGCTCGCACATGCTTGAGGTCTCGCCCTCGGTCGGCACCATCGCCAAGCCGAAGCTCGAGATTCATCCGCTCGGCATCGGCAACAAGTCTGATCCGGTGCGTCTGGTCTTCACCGTCGCCCCGCACAAGGCCGCCACGGTCATCTCCATGGCCGACATGCGTGAGCGTTTCCGCTTGCTGATGGACGTGGTCGATGTGGTCGAGCCTGAAGGTTCCTTGAAGGCGCTACCGTGCGCCCGTGGCCTCTGGAAGCCACGCCCGAGCCTCAAGACCGCGGCCGAGTGCTGGCTGCGTGCCGGCGGTTCGCATCACACCTGCATGACCACCTCCTTCGGTCGTGAGGGCTGGGAGGACTTCGCCCGCATCGCCGGTGTCGAGCTGGCGACCATCGATGAGAACACGACCCCGCGCGAGTTCGAGCGCGATCTCGAGATCTCCGAAATGTATCATCGCCTCGACAACCGCTGCTGA